The following proteins come from a genomic window of Candidatus Omnitrophota bacterium:
- a CDS encoding aldolase/citrate lyase family protein, which yields MLKLMLFTNDIHLARTAQKAGVDRIVIDLEVRAKEERQNGYHLECNYHTIEDLRLMKNTVDIPVVCRINPINENSKDEINEVIASSADILMLPMFRGAEEVEEFIRLVGGRSATSLLLETKEAAENAEKIAKLGFNEVYIGLNDLAISYGKGFAYELLLEDLLDNLRDIFKNKPFGFGGITILGKGAPLPTHLILRELSRLRADFAIIRRAFKKDIIGRDITEEVKKIKSEYEVLSLRSQKQALADRSDTLKFMKEIPVTNLR from the coding sequence ATGCTTAAATTGATGCTTTTTACAAATGACATCCATCTTGCCCGGACTGCCCAAAAGGCCGGGGTAGACCGGATAGTGATAGATCTGGAAGTGCGCGCAAAGGAGGAACGCCAAAACGGTTATCATCTCGAATGCAATTACCATACGATCGAAGACCTGAGGTTGATGAAGAATACTGTCGATATTCCTGTAGTATGCAGGATCAATCCTATTAACGAAAACAGTAAAGATGAAATTAATGAAGTTATCGCATCCAGTGCGGATATTCTGATGTTGCCTATGTTTAGGGGCGCCGAAGAAGTGGAAGAATTTATCCGCTTGGTCGGCGGCCGCTCCGCGACAAGTCTCCTTTTGGAGACGAAAGAGGCGGCGGAGAATGCGGAAAAGATCGCGAAATTGGGATTTAATGAAGTATATATCGGCCTAAATGATCTGGCCATATCCTACGGCAAGGGTTTTGCCTATGAGTTGTTGCTGGAGGATTTGCTTGATAACTTGCGTGATATATTCAAAAATAAACCTTTTGGATTCGGAGGGATCACGATTTTAGGGAAAGGAGCCCCTTTGCCGACGCATTTGATCTTGAGAGAATTATCCCGTTTGCGCGCTGATTTCGCGATCATCCGCAGGGCATTTAAAAAAGATATCATCGGCCGCGACATCACTGAAGAGGTTAAAAAGATAAAATCCGAATATGAAGTGCTGTCGCTGCGCAGCCAGAAGCAAGCGCTGGCCGACCGATCGGATACTTTAAAATTTATGAAGGAAATACCGGTTACTAATTTAAGATGA